GCGTGCAACTGGCCGAACTGGGGCTCAAGTCGTCCGCCGAGGGCCGGCGCATCGACGTACCGGAGATCGCGCTGTGACCACGCTCCTGCTCCCCGTCGCAGGCGGCGGCACGCGCGCGTACACCCCGTCCGCCGAACCGCCGCCCACGGCCGTCGGCGGCCCCCCGCTCGCCTCGCGCACCGTCTTCTCCGCCGCGCACGTCGTCGCCGACCCGTTCGCCGACGTGTCCCCCGACGGCCCTGCGGCCGTCGACTGGGATGCCACCCTCGCCTTCCGCCGCCACCTCTGGTCGCACGGCCTGGGCGTCGCCGAGGCCATGGACACCGCCCAGCGGGGCATGGGCCTGGACTGGGCGGGGGCGGCCGAGCTGATCCGGCGGTCGGCCGCGGAGGCGAAGGCCGCCGGGGGACGCATCGCCTGCGGCGTCGGCACCGACCAACTCACGGGCCCCGCCAGCCTGCCGGAGGTCAGGAGCGCGTACGAGGAGCAGCTCGCCCTCGTCGACGCGGCCGGTGCCCAGCCGATCCTCATGGCGTCCCGCGCCCTGGCCGCCGCGGCCACGTCACCGGACGCCTACCTGGAGACGTACGGCCATCTCCTGCGCCAAGCCCGTGAACCCGTGATCCTGCACTGGCTCGGCCCCATGTTCGACCCCGCCCTGGAGGGCTACTGGGGCGCCGCGGACCTGGACGCGGCCACCGAGACCTTCCTTGAGGTCATCGCCGCCCACCCCGACAAGGTCGACGGCATCAAGGTCTCGCTCCTGGACGCCGACCGCGAGATCGCCCTGCGCCGCCGCCTCCCCGACGGCGTGCGCTGCTACACGGGCGACGACTTCAACTACCCCGAACTGATCGCCGGGGACGACCACGGCTTCAGCCACGCCCTGCTCGGCATCTTCGACCCCCTTGGCCCCCTCGCGGCGGAGGCGGTGCGAGCCCTGGACACCGGAGACGTGAAGCGGTTCCGTGCCCTCCTGGACCCCACCGTCGAGCTCTCCCGGCACCTCTTCCAGGCCCCTACCCGCTACTACAAGACCGGCGTCGTCCTGCTCGCCTGGCTCGCCGGGCACCAGACGCACTTCACGATGGTCGGCGGCCTCCAGTCGGCCCGCTCACTGCCCCACCTGGCCCGCGCCTACGAACTGGCCGACGGCCTCGGCCTGTTCCCCGACCCGGCCCTCGCCGCCCACCGCATGCGATCCCTGCTCACCGTCCACGGAGTGCCCCAATGACCGAGCAGGTGCCGTCGTCGCGGCTGAGCGTCAACCAGGAGACCATCAAGCAGTGGTCGCTCCCCGAACTCGCCGAGGGCTGCGCCAAGGAGGGCGTCGGGGCCGTCGGCCTGTGGCGCGCGCCCGTCCAGGAGCACGGCGTCGAGCGCACCGCCCGCCTCATGCGGGACACCGGCCTCACGGTGACGAGCCTGTGCAGGGGCGGCTTCCTCACGGACATCGACGAGGCGGCACGCGCGCGTGCCCTCGACGACAACCGCGCGGCGGTCGACGAGGCGGCGGCGCTCGGCACGGACACCCTGGTCCTGGTCTCGGGCGGCCTCCCGGCCGGCAGCAAGGACCTG
The window above is part of the Streptomyces venezuelae genome. Proteins encoded here:
- a CDS encoding dihydrodipicolinate synthase family protein; this encodes MTTLLLPVAGGGTRAYTPSAEPPPTAVGGPPLASRTVFSAAHVVADPFADVSPDGPAAVDWDATLAFRRHLWSHGLGVAEAMDTAQRGMGLDWAGAAELIRRSAAEAKAAGGRIACGVGTDQLTGPASLPEVRSAYEEQLALVDAAGAQPILMASRALAAAATSPDAYLETYGHLLRQAREPVILHWLGPMFDPALEGYWGAADLDAATETFLEVIAAHPDKVDGIKVSLLDADREIALRRRLPDGVRCYTGDDFNYPELIAGDDHGFSHALLGIFDPLGPLAAEAVRALDTGDVKRFRALLDPTVELSRHLFQAPTRYYKTGVVLLAWLAGHQTHFTMVGGLQSARSLPHLARAYELADGLGLFPDPALAAHRMRSLLTVHGVPQ